The genomic DNA TGAAATTACCAACCACTTGTATTAAATTGTACACGACCACCAGCAGACTGACAACAGTCTGCACGACAACCTAAATTGAGACATTACAATACCTATTTTAATATGAACCAAGAATTTTGTGTTAAAACAGTTTTACTTACATCTACAGGCAGACGAGTCCAGTCTTGCTCCGTTAGCCTCAGATAGGTGCGATCTAGAAATTCAcaaaatgcaatttaatttagttGATGCTTCGTCTCTTACTTTAATACTTACGATGTGCTGCTGAAAAAGCGGCGtgtattaaacttattaaaccGGTAATTAACATGATACGATTCACAATTTTAGTGCCCATTTTACAATATTAGTTACTAACagaattgtataaataattataatttacgaAAATAAATG from Bactrocera oleae isolate idBacOlea1 chromosome 3, idBacOlea1, whole genome shotgun sequence includes the following:
- the EMC5 gene encoding ER membrane protein complex subunit 5 — protein: MGTKIVNRIMLITGLISLIHAAFSAAHHRTYLRLTEQDWTRLPVDVVVQTVVSLLVVVYNLIQVVGNFKEIRATVDMQEKSWDTLGNLPSFYTFNHRGMALYQNYEAESSSASNKSSLDVEY